TGCTGAAAAGGGTGTCTCTCTTAAAGCCAGGGTTTTATTTCCACCTCTTGCCTCCCTTGATCTTCTCTCTCTCTTGTCTTTTTCTTTAAAGGGGGATGAGGTTATTAAGGGTAGATCTTTCTTGAAAGACAAAATTGGGAAAAAGATCTTTTCAGAAGAGCTCTCTGTGATTGATGACGGCCTTAATCCCTCTCTTCCCGAAACCCGCCCCTTTGATGATGAAGGGCTGCCCCAGAAGAGGAAAATTCTTATAAAAGAGGGAGTGGTTGAGGGTTTCATCTGGGATGCCTTTTATGGGGAGAAGACGGGTTTTTCTTCAACAGGGAATGCAAGAAGACCTGACCCATCAAGCCCCCCCAAGGTGGATTTCACAAACCTTTATATTGAGAAAGGCTCAAAGAGCCCTTCCGAGCTCCTTAACTCTTCAGGCTTTGTTTTTGAGGTGCTTGAGATTCTTGGGGCTCACACCGCAGATCCCATCTCAGGGGACTTCTCCTTTGGGGTAAGTGGGATTCTCTGGGAAAAAGGAGAACCTGTTAAGTATCTCTGCGAAATGGGGCTTTCCGGAAATATTTTTGAGCTTTTTAGGGACCTTGAAATCGGGAATGATCTTACCTTTTTTGGAGATACAGGGGCCCCGAGCCTTTTTTTCCCCTCCATGGATCTTGGATAGATGGATCTTGAAGAGGCCCGGGTTAAGATTCTTCAGGTTTTCAGAAAGTTTCTTGATCCTGAAAAACTTTTCCTTATCCTTATAGGTTCACAAACAGAGAAGAAGAGGCCTCTTTCTGATCTTGATCTCCTCTTTTTTTATCTGGGTTCAGTGGATGATCTAACCTTCCTTAAATTAAAGGAAGCCTTAAATCAACTTGAAGAAATACCCGTGCCTATAGATCTTATTGAGGGAAATAAAGTAAGTGTTGAATTTTTAACCTTTGCCTTGAATGAGGGAAAAATATGGCATATAGGGAAAGACTTCGTAAAAAATTTGAAGACTTTGAAAGAACCTTAGAAAAATTCTCTCAACTTTCAAAATTGAATCTTGAAGAAGAAATTCTTTTTGAAGTTTCAGCCAAGCGTTTTGAATACACCTTTGAGGTTCTCTGGAAACTTATTAAACTTATTCTTGAAGCCAAAGGAAAACCCTGCGCAACCCCCCTTGATTGTTTTAAAAATTATTATCTCTCAGGTAAAATTACAGAAAAGGAATATCACGAGCTTGCAAAATTTACTCGTATAAGGAATGAAATAGCGCATATTTATGACTTTTCTACAGCCAGAGAGATTTATCTTTATGCAGTAAGGGAGCTTCTTCCCCTCTTGCAAAAAATTAAAGACCCATTAAAAAGAAAGATTGAGGAACTAACTTCTGAGGAGGCCCTATGAATTTTAGAGAGGCAACAGAACTTCTCAAAGAAAAAAAATCCCTGACCAAAGAGCAGAGTTATATACTTTTTAAAAAACTTGCCCTTGAGGATTTTGATGAGGCAGAGGTTGAGGAGTTTCTTAAGGCCTTAAAAGAAAAGGGGGAGACCTGGGAGGAGATTTCTGGAGCTGTTAAGGCTTACAGGGAAGTTATGAAACCCTTTGAACACGGGCTTTCTGAATCTGCTATTATTGTGGATACCTGTGGAACAGGAGGAGATGCCAAACATACCTTTAATTTTTCCACAGCAGTTGCCCTTGCCCTGTCAGTTGAGGAGGATGTCTTTGTGGTAAAACACGGGAATCGTTCTATTTCAAGTAAATCAGGATCTGCAGATCTTATTGAAGCCCTTGGGATTCCCCTTGATCTTCCAGAGGAGGCTTTAAGAGAGGCCTTACAAAAGGTGCGCTTTGTCTTTCTCTTTGCCCCTCTCTATCATTCTGCCTTTGCCAGAGTGGCTCCAATCAGAAAACGCCTTGGAAGGACCATTTTTAACCTCCTTGGTCCCCTTTTAAATCCTGCAAGGCCAAATCATCAGCTTCTTGGAGTTTATGATTTTAAACTTACTGAGAAAATAGCCTATGTGCTTGATGATCTTGGGGTGAAAAGGGCCATGGTGGTTTGGGGTGAAGAGGGCTATGATGAGATAACCATTACAGGTTCAACCAAGGTTTCAGAGCTTGAAAAGGGAAGAATAACCACCTATTATCTTGATCCGGAAGACTTTGGCTTTGAAAGGTGTGTTAATGAGGAAGAACTCAAGGTGAAGGACTCAAAGGAGAGCCTTGAGATTTTTTACAGGCTTTTTGAGAACTCCCTTGAGGGTCCTATCAAGGATATGTTTCTTTTAAATTTAGCAGGGGCCCTTTATGTGTGTGGAAAGTCCATAGATTTTAAAGGGGCTTTAAAAAGGGCAAGAAAATATTTGGAAGAAAAAATATTCCTCAAACAACTTGAAAAAATTCTGGACTTCTATTCCAGAAAGAGACATTAATTTTTAAAAAAATTTGAAGAAAATTATCAAAAATTTTTGAAAAATTTAGCATTTGTTTTTTAAAAAAGAATTTTATAAATTTTTAGATTGTTTCTTGTCCAGATCAAATTTGACCTTTTTTATTTTTAAAGATATCTTTAAAAAAAAGTTAAAAAAATATTCAGGAGGTGAAGGAAATGAAAAAGGGGAAAATTTTTTTAATTAGCGGTATGGTTCTGGGTTTGCTTGCAGGTCCTACTTTTGGAGCAACTCAGGATGAACTTCTTCAAAAGATTGAACAGCTTTCCAGGGAACTTGAGGCTTTAAAGTCTCAGCTTAAAGAGGTAAAGGAGAAACAGGCTTCTCAGGAAGAGAAGGTTTCAACGGTTGAGAAAACAGCAAAGACCCTTAAAGACAATCTTGCAGGAATCAAGATTTCAGGAGATATAAGAACGAGAATTGATTCAACCCGTGCAACCATTCCAAGAAATGCTTTTATGGTAGGACTTTTTGGTGATCAAACTTTTCTTTCTAATATGCGTACTATGCTATCAAACTTTAACATAAGTCCAAACTATGTTGGAAATACAACTGCTCCTTTTGGATTAACAGATATTCACGGAAATAGATTAGATCTTACAGAGTTTAACAAAAAAACACGCTCTCATAAAGAGGAAAATGATTCCCTTTGGACCAACCGTTTGAGACTTGATTTATCCTTTAAACCCACGGAGAATACTGCTGCTAAGGTTCGCCTTGCCTATAACAAGGCCTGGGGAGAGGGAGATGACTATTTTGGGCCCTATCTCTTTTTCCCCATGAAAAACAATTTCACCTATGGGGTGAGGCCTGATGATTCCCGCCTTTATGTAGATAGAGCCTATTTTAATATCAGCTATCTTTTTGATAAACCCATCTGGATCTCCTTTGGTAGAAGGCCAACCACCCATGGCACCCCTCAGGAATTCAGGGAAGGTCGCGAGAATAAGGATGCAACTCCCACTGCTATAAATATTGATGTTCCCTTTGATGGGGCAACGATTGGTTATGACTATGAATGGGGAAGAATCAGATTCTGTTATGGAAGGGGCTTTGAGTCCGGTTTTAAAATGCCCCTTGATAGAGCCAAGGATGATGTGGAGT
This window of the Caldimicrobium thiodismutans genome carries:
- a CDS encoding DUF3373 family protein produces the protein MKKGKIFLISGMVLGLLAGPTFGATQDELLQKIEQLSRELEALKSQLKEVKEKQASQEEKVSTVEKTAKTLKDNLAGIKISGDIRTRIDSTRATIPRNAFMVGLFGDQTFLSNMRTMLSNFNISPNYVGNTTAPFGLTDIHGNRLDLTEFNKKTRSHKEENDSLWTNRLRLDLSFKPTENTAAKVRLAYNKAWGEGDDYFGPYLFFPMKNNFTYGVRPDDSRLYVDRAYFNISYLFDKPIWISFGRRPTTHGTPQEFREGRENKDATPTAINIDVPFDGATIGYDYEWGRIRFCYGRGFESGFKMPLDRAKDDVEFYGFNWDVYDVDNKFLNFQAFKAQDIMDFPNGDLYMFNPAFGRYMPAPMRGRTNLGDIYEIGLTWTHKNIKLFNLDGVDYFISLGMSIAEPKAIGTFPMDIYFSNGTDYFHAQVPLYYTLLNGFSMDKSQIKKDTRTGYAVYAGVRIPIPQINGAKLGLEYNYGSKWWMPFHIGSDDPYMNKLSTRGHVAEVYWQQDLPVGQKLTKNARALLRLGFQYYWFDYYGSANWLETPRDIDDIKKWVKSTNMMDQMKAMTMFVPIEKMWNLYGSLELSF
- a CDS encoding HI0074 family nucleotidyltransferase substrate-binding subunit, with protein sequence MAYRERLRKKFEDFERTLEKFSQLSKLNLEEEILFEVSAKRFEYTFEVLWKLIKLILEAKGKPCATPLDCFKNYYLSGKITEKEYHELAKFTRIRNEIAHIYDFSTAREIYLYAVRELLPLLQKIKDPLKRKIEELTSEEAL
- the trpD gene encoding anthranilate phosphoribosyltransferase produces the protein MNFREATELLKEKKSLTKEQSYILFKKLALEDFDEAEVEEFLKALKEKGETWEEISGAVKAYREVMKPFEHGLSESAIIVDTCGTGGDAKHTFNFSTAVALALSVEEDVFVVKHGNRSISSKSGSADLIEALGIPLDLPEEALREALQKVRFVFLFAPLYHSAFARVAPIRKRLGRTIFNLLGPLLNPARPNHQLLGVYDFKLTEKIAYVLDDLGVKRAMVVWGEEGYDEITITGSTKVSELEKGRITTYYLDPEDFGFERCVNEEELKVKDSKESLEIFYRLFENSLEGPIKDMFLLNLAGALYVCGKSIDFKGALKRARKYLEEKIFLKQLEKILDFYSRKRH
- a CDS encoding TldD/PmbA family protein is translated as MIEIVEYLRELTEKERALEFYLLQEKGISYEWRDTRPFLEKTFDERTLAVRYLNSQGLCGISYTLDLSREGIKAAIERSKSLSRAGLPSVYPSFSEEYPLIERRPYFELSKESILEILEEERKILLEDKAIRRIEREAFSCGEEEIFLIREGRVFSFSVPLYSFLISVVADSGMKSASAYTYQSAISFDNLDILKLSQDAKRRAKALSLAEKGVSLKARVLFPPLASLDLLSLLSFSLKGDEVIKGRSFLKDKIGKKIFSEELSVIDDGLNPSLPETRPFDDEGLPQKRKILIKEGVVEGFIWDAFYGEKTGFSSTGNARRPDPSSPPKVDFTNLYIEKGSKSPSELLNSSGFVFEVLEILGAHTADPISGDFSFGVSGILWEKGEPVKYLCEMGLSGNIFELFRDLEIGNDLTFFGDTGAPSLFFPSMDLG
- a CDS encoding nucleotidyltransferase domain-containing protein, translated to MDLEEARVKILQVFRKFLDPEKLFLILIGSQTEKKRPLSDLDLLFFYLGSVDDLTFLKLKEALNQLEEIPVPIDLIEGNKVSVEFLTFALNEGKIWHIGKDFVKNLKTLKEP